A stretch of DNA from Nitrospira sp. KM1:
ATAACCGGCTGTGACGGTCTCCCCTCAACTCCAGTCTCAACGCACCTTCCGGAGTATCCCACTGCGCATGATAATGCAGGTGGCCGATCATGACCGCCACACCCCAATAGTCCGGAAGAGGCTGATACAGATCGTTATCCCAGACAACACGGTCGTCGAGAGGTGAGCCGAATGCGGCAGACAACGCCGTCTTCAGTGCCTGATAGTATCCGATGAATTCGTTCAAGCCGTTCAGTGGACGTTGCAGGACGACGTATTCGCCTCTGATCAACGAATCGTGGCGGAATTCGTAGCCCTCGATGACGCCATGATCGGCAAGGTTGCGCACGTAGATCAATTTGTCTCGTATGTCCTCCCGGCCCGCTCCCTTCACATCCGTCTGGAGCGCGGATCGATCGTTTCCCCAATTGCGCTGCAGTCGGTTGACGAACGTCATGGCTTGGGTCGCCACCTCGGCCTGCAGGGTTGCTTCGTCAATTTCATCGAAAGGAATCGTGTAGACCTGAGGAGGAATGGGATAGGGATCGTCGGCGCCGACGGCGCCGGCCGCCAAAGGAAAACATACAACGAGCAGTATCAACAGAAGACGACGACAGCGACGAGCCATGTCTACACGGTAAGGGAAATGCCGGAGGAGGTCTATCCCGCAAAGGTGGGAGTTAGGAGCGCCGCTTGGTTTTGGCCGTCGGTTGAGCGACCAGCGGATCTTCAGGCCAGTGATGTTTTGGATACCGGCCTCGCAATTCCTTTCTGACCTCTTGATAGGTGTGGCGCCAGAAACTCGCAAGATCCTTCGTGACTTGGACCGGCCTCTTGGCCGGTGATAACAGGTGCAGAACGACTGGGATTTCTCCGCCCGCAATGCGGGGTGTTTCCCTGCATCCGAACATCTCCTGTAATCGAACCGGCAGGACCGGGAGGTCCGTGGTTTCGTAGTCGAGACGAATGCTCGATCCGCTTGGAACCGTGATATGGGTGGGAGCCAACTGGTCCAGGCGCCGCCGCTGTTCCCAATCCATCAGTCCGTGCAGGGCCGGAGAGAGATCGAGTCGTTTGACGCGGTCGAGCGTCGTGATTCCGTCCAGATAAGGGGCCAGCCATTCGTACAGAGTTTGCAACAGAGCTTCATCGGATAAATCAGGCCAGTCCGCCCCCGCTCCCTTGACTCGCCGCAAAAATTGGACGCGAGCCCGCCACTGCTTGAGTTCTGTTGTCCAATCGAGTGCAGCGATCCCCTCACGGCGGACAGCGTCCAAGAGAGCCGTCGTGATCAGCGATGAATCAGGCTGGGACAATGCCTGCTCGGACAGCACCAGCATACCCAGCCTGCGTTGTTTCGATGCCCGCACGGCTCCGGCCCGTTCATCGTACATGACCTCTTCGCGTTCGACGATCTCGCTGCCGTAGAGCGATTCTATGTCAGGGAGGGAAATCGGAGCGGCCAAATCGATTCGGGCCCAGTCGGTTCCGGCGTCGAGAGCGGCGATGACCAGGTATGGTTCCGTCGAGAGCGGATCGGGATGGGCGAACATCGCGCCGCGTCCGTTGGCTAGGACGTAGCGCCGATCGTCTCCTGCTTGTTTTCGGGCAATGCGGTCTGGATAAGCAAGCGCGAGAAGCAGGCCGAGCTGATCAGTATCATCGACCGGGTCCATACCTTGGCCGCGAAGGTTTCGGGCCATGTACCGCTGCCAGAGCTCGGCGGTGCGGATGATCCGCTGGAGAGTTCCACGATCAGCCCGGGATTCTACTTCATGCCGTCCATGCAGCAGGTCCAATCTCGCACGAAGGTCCGCTGTGCGGTGCTGGGGAAACGATCGAAGCATGTCTCGTTCGCCGAGCAGTGCCGCCACTTCACAAGCCAATCGGGGAAGCTGCATTGGAATCGATCGGAGCATCATGTGAGACAAGCGTGGATGGACGGGCAACTCGGCCATGTGCGCACCGTGTGTGGTGATGTGCCCTGCGGGATCGAGCGCTCCCAATTTGGTCAGAAGGTCCCGCGCGTGCGCGACCGACGCCGCGGGAGGAGGGGTGAGCCAGGCAAGCTGATACACGTCTTCGGCTCCCCAGAGCGCGAGGTCAAGCAGCAGAGGCGTGAGATCTGCGTCAAGTATTTCAGGAGGGCGCCGGCGAGACAGGGTCGCCTGTTCCTTTTCGGTCCACAGCCGATAACAAATGCCGGGCTCGAGACGCCCGGCTCTTCCGGCACGCTGGTCTGCAGAATCCTGCGTCACAGGGATCGTCGCGAGTCTACTCAGCCCCGACCGCGGGTCGTAGCGTGGGACGCGCAACCGCCCGGCGTCGATGACCACACGGATGCCATCGATGGTCAAGCTGGTCTCGGCGATCGATGTTGCGAGGACGACTTTTCGTGTTCCCGGTTTTGACGGCGCGATGGCAAGATCCTGAGCTTCGACGGGCAAGTCACCATGAAGCGGCGCGATGTGCACGGTCGGTGATATGGCGGATTCGCGCAGTCTCCGTTCCACCTGTCGTATTTCCGCCATGCCGGGCAGAAACACCAGCAGACTCCCCTGATCCTCTGCAAGCGAACGCCTGATGGTTTGCGTGACCAGCAGATCGGTGGGAACCGATGAGGGACCATCGAGGTATCGGATATCGACGTGAAACAAACGGCCTTCGCAGTGAATGGCGGAGGCATGACCGAGGAGTTGGCCGATCGGTCCGCAATCCAAAGTGGCCGACATCACCAGCAGGCGGAGGTCGGGCCGAAACAGGCGTTGCGTTTCCATGCAGAGCGCCAGGCCCGTGTCCGCCTGCAGGCTTCGTTCGTGGAATTCATCGAACAAGACCGCCCCGTATCCCTCCAGAGAGGGATCGTGCTGAAGCATTCGTGTGAGAATGCCCTCGGTGACCACCTCGATACGGGTTTGCGATCCGACGTTCGTGTCGAACCGCATCCGATAGCCGACTGAAGCGCCCACGGGCTCCTTCAGCATGGCCGCCATGCGCTGTGCAGCGGCGCGTGCGGCGAGACGACGGGGTTCCAGGACCAGAACTTTTCCATTCCTCCATGGCGAGTCGAGTAGCGCGAGGGGGACGCGGGTGGTTTTACCCGCTCCAGGCGGTGCGGTCAGAACGGCATTGGCGCCGGCTTGCAATGCGGCTTCAAGCGACGGCAGGACATCTTCTATTGGCAGTCCGGACATGATAGGTTCTCGACCGGTTCCCGGAGGACTGTAGCAGACATCATAGCGATAAAGGAAAGGCATGACCGAATTTCAATGGACCAAATCAAAGCCGACGGTGTCAGGCTGGTATTGGTTCCGTGGCGAAGCGCATGAAGCCGACCCGTTCATCGTGCAGGTGGACGACGCAGGTCAGTTCCAATGGCCGGACGGCGGTTACCAGGAAGTGACACTGGCGAAGGGAGAGTGGGCGGGACCGATTGCCGAACCAAGGGAATGACAGGGCTTGGGCTGCGCATTTGTCCGGATGAGAGATACAGAGGTTCATAGATGGCAGCCGGCGCAGGCGAAATAGAGTGGAGAGATGATCGCGAAGGAGGCATAGCGAATGGGACGAACGGGTGGAGATCCGATCCAGCGGTTGATGAGTTTGATGTTCAAGGCGCACCCCTGGCATGGGGTGTCGATTGGTGAGAACGCACCGGACGTGGTGACCGCGTACATCGAGATCGTTCCGACCGATACGGTGAAGTACGAAGTGGATAAAGACAGCGGCTTCCTCAAGGTGGATCGGCCGCAACGCTTTTCCAATTTCTGTCCGGTGTATTACGGTTTGGTGCCGCAGACCTATTGCGGCACCGGCGTCGCGGCGCTGTTTTCGAAGCGGGCCAAACGCAAGGGGATGGTCGGGGATGGAGATCCGCTCGACATCTGCGTGTTGACGGAAAAGACGATTCCACACAGCGATATTCTCCTCACGGCGATTCCCATCGGAGGATTCAGCATGGCGGACGGCGGCGAGGCCGATGACAAGATCATCGCGGTCATGAAGGACGATGCCGCGTACGGGGATTTCCAGGATATCAGCGACTGCCCAATTTCCGTGATCGATCGTCTCCAGCATTACTTCCTGACCTACAAGCAAGCGCCCGGGGCGGTTCAGCATAAGGTGGAAATCACCAGTGTCTACGGACGGGATGAAGCGCTCAAAGTGATCCGCACCAGCCATCACGATTACCGGGAAAAATTTCCGGAACTCGAGTCGCTTTGGCCCAAAATGAAGTCTTAAACGAAAAGGGATGATGAGACGCCCATGAAATCCGACGCGACCCATCCGCCTGCTTCCCACACCGCCACGGGGTTTTCCCCCGGCTTCGCCGCCCTGGGCCTGGAGGCCTCGTTGCTGACGACGCTGGAGTCGCTGGGGTACGAAGAACCCACGCCGATTCAGCGTGAGGCGATTCCGCCGCTCCTGGCCGGCCGCAACCTTCTCGGTCAAGCGGCAACCGGAACCGGTAAGACCGCCGCCTTTGCCCTTCCACTGCTGCAGCGGATCGCGCATGCGGGAGCAAAGCATCGCCCTTCGGCGCTTGTGCTCGTCCCGACGCGTGAATTGGCGATCCAGGTGTCGGAGGCCGTTCGACGATACGGGAAAGAACTGCGCACCTCAGTGCTGGCGGTCTACGGCGGTCAGGCCATTGGACCGCAATTTCATGCCCTCAAGCGCGGTGTGGACGTGATTGTGGCGACCCCGGGTCGCGCGCTCGATCACATTCGCCGTGACACGTTGAAACTGGGTCACGTGCAGGTTGTGGTGCTGGATGAAGCCGACGAGATGCTCGATATGGGGTTCGCCGACGATTTGGATGCCATTCTCGAACAGACCCCGCCCGCCAAGCAGACGGCGCTTTTTTCCGCCACCATGCCGCCACGGATCAAATCGATCGCTCAACGGCATCTCAAGAATTCCGTCGAAATTACGATAGCCAAAGAACCGGTCAAGGCCGGGGCGGCTCCGCGCGTTCTGCAGACCGCCTATGTCGTGACCAGAGCGTATCGAGGGGCGACGCTTGCCCGCGTGATCGATATGGCCGCGCCAAAATCGGCGCTGGTGTTCTGCCGGACCAGGCTGGAAGTCGATGAAGTGACGGCCATGCTCACCGGCCGTGGGCACCGAGCTGAGGCTATCCATGGTGGAATGAGCCAGGCGCAGCGCGATCGGGTCATGCAGGCTTTCCGCACCGGACAGACCGAGTTGCTGGTGGCCACCGATGTCGCCGCGCGCGGCTTGGACATCCCGCATGTGTCGCATGTCGTCAATTACGATCTTCCATCATCCGCAGAAGTCTACGTGCATCGCATCGGCCGGACGGGTCGCGCGGGGCGGGAGGGCGCCGCGATTACCATCTTGGATCCGCGTGAGCAGCGGCTCTTGCGCAGCATCGAGCAGCACACCAAAGCCAAAGTGACCGTCTCGCCGGTCCCTTCGGTGACCGACCTGCGGGCGAAACGTCTGCAGCGGACCGAGACGGCCGTGCGTGAGTCGTTGGAGGCCGGAGACCTGGATTCTTTCGAGCCAGTCATAGAGAGATTGTCTGCGTCCAGTGATCCGGTGAAAGTGGCAGCGGCTGCGGTCAAACTCATTTTCAGGGCACAGGGCGGAGCGCGCGCCGAAGAAGACATCCCTGCCATGCCGATCAGACCGCCGGATGCCCATCATTCATCCGGTCGTTACGTTCGGCATCCTGCCGATCGATCGCACGCCGCACGGTACGATGATCGGACTTCGAGAGGGAGATCCTCCGAGCGGCAGACCGGAACGGCACGCATCTATATTGGAGCGGGGCGGGACGCCGGCATTAGACCAGGCGATTTGGTCGGCGCAATTGCGAATGAGGCCAAGGTCAATTCCCAAATGATCGGGGCGATCGAAATCGAGGAACGGTTTTCTATTGTGGACGTACCTGAAACCGCTGCGCGGGGCATTATCGAAGTCCTGGCTCGTGCTCGAATCAAGGGCCGTAAAGTCACCGTGCGGCTCTTTCGAGAGTAGGTATTGTTTACCGCGGTATGTCAGGCGCCGCTTGACGATTCTTGCGTTTTTTAGCATGTATTCCTAGAATGGCCGCATGCGGTCAGATCCTTGTAAAGGAACACTGACGTGCTGCGGTACATGGATCATTGTCCTGTGTGCGGCCGCTTTCTGTCTCGACCTGACTGCCTTCAACACGCCACAACACGCAGCGGTGCTTCTTCATCAACCGGCGTGGATTGACGGTGAGGAATCTGATCCCAACAAGAATTCGGACGGTCTGGTCGTCCCGGACGGTCTGCTGGTCGGGCAGACTCTTTCCACTCATCACTCGACTCCGGCTGCCTATTCGGGCAGTGCTTCCGTGCCTTTCTTCAATCTATCAGTCTCGGATTTCTCGTCCCGTCCTCCACCTCTTTCGTAAGCGGAATCCCGCAGGTATCTTGGAGAGGCACCCCCACCGGGGAGCCTGATGTCCTGTGCAACCGTGAAAGAGGAGTGACTCGTGCAATCTAAAATTCTAGTTGTGGATGATGCGCTCGACAGCTGGCAGTTACTCAGCACGATTTTGCGGAACCATCACTTTCAACCGGTGTGGGCCGCCGATGGCATTCAAGCCATGAGCGAAGCAAGAAAACATCAGCCTCAGGCGATCCTGTTGGATTTGGGATTGCCGGGAGGAGATGGGTTCGTCGTGCTGGAACGATTGAAGGGGAACCGCTTCTTATCGGCCATTCCGGTGATCATTGTGACCGTGCAGGACCCCCGGATCGCCGAGCAAAAAGCGCTCGAGCACGGCGCGGCGGCCTTTCTCAGAAAACCGGTGAAAGCTGAAGAGTTGATCGCCGCAGTCCACCAGGCGATCGACGGTAAGAAGTGACGGAAGGCACGTCCGGTAATATCAACTTCCGTGAGAGTAACCGGTGGGGGTTCCGCTATCGGCGTCCGCCTCCGCCTGAACGTCCGCCTCCGCCTGAACGTCCGCCTCTCGTCGTGTGACTACCCGATGGCGCGAGCCCTGAACGAGACCTTCCCATCTGACCCGGGCGAAGAAAGTTACCCTGCGCCGGCATGTGCGGAATAGCAGGTTGAACGCTGCGTGGTGCAGCCAAAGGCCTACCTGGAAGCGGCGGCCGGGTAAAAGAAGACCATCGGTTCGGCGCCTGAGTGTTCGGCCAGTTTTGCTTGAACCCTGGTGATTCCTGAACTCCTCCGGCAAAGGGCGGTGCAACGATGCGCGGAGGCAGAAGGAGCGACCCTCGAGATTGTCCCGCGAGCGGTGAGGAGATTTGCGGAGGGGACGAATGGAGAGCGGCGATTTCCCGCAGGCGATGAAGGCGGGGACTGACTGGATGGAATCTCCCGGCTTGGAGCAGAAGGCCTCGGACCGATCGGACTCCATACCATGGATAGGTATAGACGCCAGGACCCGCATAGGCCCAATTGGTCCAGGCTTGGGCGATGAACGCATTGCCTTGTAATTGGTTGATCGTGTCCTGGCGCTGCTGATTGAGCAGTTCGGCTTCCTCGGGCGATTGAACGGCGGCAAGAGCCAGATTGGCGGCGTCGAGCTGCCGGTGCAAGGTGTCCGTTTCCGCCTGGAGCGCCGTCAATTCCGTCCTCGCATCTTCATTCGCTCGGAGCGCGGCAATCGCCCGGCTCACTTCGTCGGCATCGATCTCCGCGGTGAGGTCCGCACGGATGACGATCGTATCGCCTTCTACGATCGTCCTGATTTCCTGATCCAGCACAGTGACCACTCCTGCCGTAAAGCTTCGGATATCATCTCTCGTCACGTCCATGTTTTTGACTTCGGTGATGCGTTCCAGATACGTGGCTACTTGTTCCAATGCCTGTCGTTTGGCAGCTTCTACCGCCAGCGTGATCCCGTCCGCCCGCGTGTCGTAGTCACCCATCCGGAATTCCCCTTCGGCTTGGACAATCCTTACGTCACCAGGCAATGGAGGATGCGCAGTCGGAGAAAGAGGAGAAGGAGGTGGAGAGACCGACGCCGGAGATCCGAAATCGAGCTCGACGAGTTGGCTGCGGTAGCGCTCCGGAACCGAATGCAATTCAGTCGTGTAGGTTCTTGTCCCGCTGTCGTCCGTGTAGACGTAGATTGTGTTGGCTGCGAGAGAGGTACGGGTCGCGACGTCAGACAGAAAGATCGCCAAGATGAACCCGATGGATAATGGAACTTGTCCTCGAGGATTCATCATGGCCCTCCGCGCTCAGGCCTTTTGTCGTCGGTAAGGACATCCTACCACAGGCTCCGCCGGTTATCCCATGGCTGCCACGTCAGAAGCGGAGTGCGGCGGGCAGCGAATGGAGCCAGTTTCAAGCCACCTTACGGTGTTTTTCTGATGCGGGTCCTCGAAGCTGCCTGTTAGGATGCGAGCGTGAATAATCCACTACCTACCCCGACGCCGCGCCGGGCCGCAGTCTTCTTCATTTTTGTCACGATCATGCTGGACATGCTGTCGTTCGGCATCATCATCCCGGTATTACCCACGCTGGTCGAAGAATTCACATCGGGTGATACGAGACAGGCTGCCGAGATCTACGGGCTCATGGGTACGGCGTGGGCGATCATGCAGTTCATCTGCTCGCCGATCCAGGGTGCACTCTCTGATCGGTTCGGCCGGCGGCCGATCATTCTGTTGTCCAATGTCGGACTCGGGATCGATTACATGGTCATGGCTCTGGCACCGAATCTCGCCTGGCTGTTCGCGGGAAGGGTGATATCCGGCATCGCATCGTCCAGTTTCAGCACCGCCGGCGCGTACATAGCGGATGTCACGTCGGTCAACGACCGTGCCGCGGCATTCGGAAAAATTGGGGTGGCGTTCGGATTGGGTTTTGTTCTCGGACCGGCTATCGGCGGGCTGCTTGGCGCATCGGATCCTCGCCTACCGTTTTGGGGTGCAGGGATCACGAGCCTTCTCAATGCCTGCTACGGATACTTCGTGTTGCCGGAATCCCTGGCTCCCGAGAAGCGAATGCCGTTCTCGTGGAAGCGGGCGAACCCGGTCGGCTCGCTTATTCTCTTGCGATCTCATCACGAGCTGTTTGGGTTGGCCACGGCGAACTTTCTGACGAGTCTTGCCCATGTCGTCCTGCCCAGCGTCACGGTGCTGTATCTCGGGTACCGGTACGGGTGGGGCGCGACGACGGTCGGTCTCACGATGGCCGCTGTCGGCGTGGGGGCGATGATCGTTCAGGGCGCGCTCGTCAAGCCGATCACCGCAAGGTTGGGAGAGCGCCGGGCCCTCGCCGTAGGCCTCCTTTGTGGCGCGGTAGGATTTTGCATCTACGGTTTTGCGCCGAACGGCTTCGTCTATTGTTTCGGAATCCCGGTAATGGCGTTCTGGGGACTGACCGGTCCGTCCGCGCAA
This window harbors:
- the hrpB gene encoding ATP-dependent helicase HrpB, coding for MSGLPIEDVLPSLEAALQAGANAVLTAPPGAGKTTRVPLALLDSPWRNGKVLVLEPRRLAARAAAQRMAAMLKEPVGASVGYRMRFDTNVGSQTRIEVVTEGILTRMLQHDPSLEGYGAVLFDEFHERSLQADTGLALCMETQRLFRPDLRLLVMSATLDCGPIGQLLGHASAIHCEGRLFHVDIRYLDGPSSVPTDLLVTQTIRRSLAEDQGSLLVFLPGMAEIRQVERRLRESAISPTVHIAPLHGDLPVEAQDLAIAPSKPGTRKVVLATSIAETSLTIDGIRVVIDAGRLRVPRYDPRSGLSRLATIPVTQDSADQRAGRAGRLEPGICYRLWTEKEQATLSRRRPPEILDADLTPLLLDLALWGAEDVYQLAWLTPPPAASVAHARDLLTKLGALDPAGHITTHGAHMAELPVHPRLSHMMLRSIPMQLPRLACEVAALLGERDMLRSFPQHRTADLRARLDLLHGRHEVESRADRGTLQRIIRTAELWQRYMARNLRGQGMDPVDDTDQLGLLLALAYPDRIARKQAGDDRRYVLANGRGAMFAHPDPLSTEPYLVIAALDAGTDWARIDLAAPISLPDIESLYGSEIVEREEVMYDERAGAVRASKQRRLGMLVLSEQALSQPDSSLITTALLDAVRREGIAALDWTTELKQWRARVQFLRRVKGAGADWPDLSDEALLQTLYEWLAPYLDGITTLDRVKRLDLSPALHGLMDWEQRRRLDQLAPTHITVPSGSSIRLDYETTDLPVLPVRLQEMFGCRETPRIAGGEIPVVLHLLSPAKRPVQVTKDLASFWRHTYQEVRKELRGRYPKHHWPEDPLVAQPTAKTKRRS
- a CDS encoding inorganic pyrophosphatase encodes the protein MGRTGGDPIQRLMSLMFKAHPWHGVSIGENAPDVVTAYIEIVPTDTVKYEVDKDSGFLKVDRPQRFSNFCPVYYGLVPQTYCGTGVAALFSKRAKRKGMVGDGDPLDICVLTEKTIPHSDILLTAIPIGGFSMADGGEADDKIIAVMKDDAAYGDFQDISDCPISVIDRLQHYFLTYKQAPGAVQHKVEITSVYGRDEALKVIRTSHHDYREKFPELESLWPKMKS
- a CDS encoding DEAD/DEAH box helicase, producing MKSDATHPPASHTATGFSPGFAALGLEASLLTTLESLGYEEPTPIQREAIPPLLAGRNLLGQAATGTGKTAAFALPLLQRIAHAGAKHRPSALVLVPTRELAIQVSEAVRRYGKELRTSVLAVYGGQAIGPQFHALKRGVDVIVATPGRALDHIRRDTLKLGHVQVVVLDEADEMLDMGFADDLDAILEQTPPAKQTALFSATMPPRIKSIAQRHLKNSVEITIAKEPVKAGAAPRVLQTAYVVTRAYRGATLARVIDMAAPKSALVFCRTRLEVDEVTAMLTGRGHRAEAIHGGMSQAQRDRVMQAFRTGQTELLVATDVAARGLDIPHVSHVVNYDLPSSAEVYVHRIGRTGRAGREGAAITILDPREQRLLRSIEQHTKAKVTVSPVPSVTDLRAKRLQRTETAVRESLEAGDLDSFEPVIERLSASSDPVKVAAAAVKLIFRAQGGARAEEDIPAMPIRPPDAHHSSGRYVRHPADRSHAARYDDRTSRGRSSERQTGTARIYIGAGRDAGIRPGDLVGAIANEAKVNSQMIGAIEIEERFSIVDVPETAARGIIEVLARARIKGRKVTVRLFRE
- a CDS encoding PleD family two-component system response regulator gives rise to the protein MQSKILVVDDALDSWQLLSTILRNHHFQPVWAADGIQAMSEARKHQPQAILLDLGLPGGDGFVVLERLKGNRFLSAIPVIIVTVQDPRIAEQKALEHGAAAFLRKPVKAEELIAAVHQAIDGKK
- a CDS encoding TCR/Tet family MFS transporter; this translates as MNNPLPTPTPRRAAVFFIFVTIMLDMLSFGIIIPVLPTLVEEFTSGDTRQAAEIYGLMGTAWAIMQFICSPIQGALSDRFGRRPIILLSNVGLGIDYMVMALAPNLAWLFAGRVISGIASSSFSTAGAYIADVTSVNDRAAAFGKIGVAFGLGFVLGPAIGGLLGASDPRLPFWGAGITSLLNACYGYFVLPESLAPEKRMPFSWKRANPVGSLILLRSHHELFGLATANFLTSLAHVVLPSVTVLYLGYRYGWGATTVGLTMAAVGVGAMIVQGALVKPITARLGERRALAVGLLCGAVGFCIYGFAPNGFVYCFGIPVMAFWGLTGPSAQSLMTRHVSHQEQGQLQGAIGSLMGIAGLIGPTIFTQTFARFIAPESEWQLPGAPFLLASMLLLAAMAIAWRATRPRAM